A single Bacillus sp. OxB-1 DNA region contains:
- the purM gene encoding phosphoribosylformylglycinamidine cyclo-ligase gives MSKAYEKAGVNIEAGYESVERMKSHVARTARKGVAGTFGGFGGMFDLSALNFKEPVLISGTDGVGTKLKLAFMADKHDTIGIDCVAMCVNDIVAQGAEPLYFLDYIALGKAVPEKVEAIVKGIADGCVQSGAALIGGETAEMPGLYDVDEYDLAGFAVGACEKSDIITGEKVADGDVLVGIASSGIHSNGYSLVRKIVLEDEGYAIDQTIDGYEKLGTVGDALLQPTKIYAKPVLQMHKELDVHSMGHITGGGFYENLPRMLADGFGVEIDLGSWPVLPVFNMLKEKGELTDKDLYSVFNMGIGFVVALPEADAARAIEIAAEQGEQAYLIGRVVKGEGVVFTGTHDGSLEG, from the coding sequence ATGTCGAAGGCGTATGAAAAAGCGGGTGTAAATATTGAAGCGGGCTATGAGTCCGTTGAACGTATGAAGTCGCATGTGGCTCGGACGGCGAGAAAAGGGGTTGCAGGAACGTTCGGTGGATTTGGCGGCATGTTCGACCTTTCTGCCCTTAATTTTAAAGAGCCGGTTTTGATTTCGGGTACGGATGGTGTCGGGACGAAATTGAAGCTTGCGTTCATGGCGGACAAGCACGATACGATCGGAATCGATTGTGTGGCGATGTGCGTCAATGATATCGTGGCGCAAGGGGCCGAACCGCTGTATTTCCTGGATTATATTGCGCTCGGAAAAGCGGTGCCGGAAAAGGTCGAAGCGATCGTCAAAGGGATTGCGGACGGCTGTGTCCAGTCGGGCGCCGCATTGATCGGCGGGGAAACGGCGGAAATGCCGGGCCTCTATGATGTGGATGAATATGACTTGGCGGGATTCGCGGTCGGTGCATGCGAGAAGAGCGACATCATTACAGGAGAAAAAGTGGCGGATGGCGATGTTCTAGTCGGCATCGCTTCGAGCGGAATCCATTCCAACGGCTATTCGCTTGTCCGGAAAATCGTTTTGGAAGATGAAGGCTATGCAATCGACCAAACGATTGACGGCTATGAAAAGCTAGGCACAGTCGGCGACGCATTGCTGCAACCGACGAAAATCTATGCAAAACCGGTTTTGCAAATGCACAAGGAATTGGATGTCCATTCGATGGGCCATATTACAGGCGGAGGATTCTACGAGAATTTGCCTCGTATGTTGGCGGATGGGTTCGGAGTCGAGATTGATCTTGGGTCTTGGCCAGTTCTTCCTGTATTCAACATGCTGAAAGAAAAAGGCGAATTGACGGATAAAGACTTGTATAGCGTCTTCAATATGGGAATCGGTTTTGTCGTTGCACTGCCGGAAGCCGATGCGGCGAGAGCGATTGAAATTGCAGCGGAGCAAGGCGAACAGGCATATTTGATCGGCCGTGTCGTAAAAGGCGAAGGAGTTGTGTTCACAGGAACGCACGACGGGAGTTTGGAAGGATGA
- the purH gene encoding bifunctional phosphoribosylaminoimidazolecarboxamide formyltransferase/IMP cyclohydrolase, which translates to MKKRALLSVSDKSGILEFAQALEGLGYELLSTGGTMKHLKDNGVAVTAVDEVTGFPEIMEGRVKTLNPMIHGGLLAKQDDPSHQAQMEEHGIRPIDIVCVNLYPFKETISKPDVSVEDAIENIDIGGPAMLRASAKNHAYVTVIVDAVDYDQVLSELKAEGHTTPETRRRLAAKVFRHTAAYDALISGYLTELAGEEFPEQVTYTYELKQPLRYGENPHQKAAFYSRPLGSDFSIAYAEQLHGKELSYNNIQDANAAIQIVKEFDAPAAVAVKHMNPCGVGTGVTISEAFNKAYEADPVSIFGGIVALNREVDAATAEQLSGIFLEIVIAPSFTPEAIELLTAKKNIRLLTISFEQSKKDQWNTVSVEGGLLMQEPDSYGFSDAEIRVATDREPTDEEWEALRLGWAVVKHVKSNAIVVSDSRMTLGVGAGQMNRVGAANIALTQAGERAKGAALASDAFFPMNDTVEAAAQAGITAIIQPGGSVKDEDSIKKANEYGIAMVFTGVRHFKH; encoded by the coding sequence GTGAAAAAACGTGCATTGCTGAGTGTGTCGGATAAAAGCGGCATATTGGAATTCGCCCAGGCGCTGGAAGGGCTGGGTTATGAGCTTTTATCGACAGGCGGAACAATGAAGCATTTGAAAGACAACGGTGTCGCGGTGACAGCGGTTGACGAGGTGACCGGTTTTCCGGAAATCATGGAAGGCCGCGTGAAAACACTTAACCCGATGATCCATGGCGGGCTGCTGGCAAAACAGGACGATCCATCACACCAAGCGCAAATGGAAGAACACGGCATCCGTCCGATCGATATCGTCTGTGTCAATCTGTATCCATTCAAAGAAACCATTTCCAAACCGGATGTATCTGTCGAAGATGCGATTGAAAATATCGATATCGGCGGTCCGGCCATGCTTCGTGCATCTGCGAAGAACCATGCCTATGTGACCGTTATTGTCGACGCTGTAGATTACGATCAAGTCTTGTCCGAATTAAAAGCGGAAGGCCACACGACACCGGAAACACGCCGCCGTCTTGCAGCGAAAGTGTTCCGTCATACCGCAGCGTACGATGCACTCATTTCGGGCTATTTAACAGAGCTGGCGGGCGAAGAATTCCCGGAACAAGTGACGTATACATACGAGCTGAAGCAACCCCTTCGATATGGAGAAAACCCACATCAAAAAGCGGCATTTTATAGCCGTCCGCTCGGCTCGGATTTCTCCATCGCCTATGCGGAGCAATTGCACGGCAAAGAGCTTTCGTACAACAATATCCAGGATGCCAATGCGGCAATCCAGATCGTTAAGGAATTCGATGCGCCTGCAGCGGTTGCGGTGAAACATATGAATCCTTGCGGCGTCGGAACGGGAGTAACGATTTCTGAGGCATTCAATAAAGCATATGAAGCGGATCCGGTTTCCATTTTCGGCGGAATTGTCGCACTCAACCGTGAAGTCGATGCGGCGACGGCTGAGCAATTGTCGGGGATTTTCCTGGAAATCGTCATCGCTCCTTCCTTCACGCCGGAAGCGATTGAATTGCTGACAGCGAAAAAGAACATCCGCCTATTGACGATTTCATTCGAACAAAGCAAGAAAGATCAGTGGAACACAGTATCTGTAGAAGGCGGTCTGTTGATGCAAGAGCCGGACTCGTACGGATTCTCAGATGCGGAAATTCGCGTCGCAACCGACCGTGAGCCGACGGACGAAGAATGGGAAGCATTGCGCCTTGGCTGGGCAGTTGTGAAGCACGTGAAATCCAATGCGATCGTCGTCTCGGATTCCCGGATGACGCTGGGCGTCGGAGCGGGTCAAATGAACCGTGTCGGAGCAGCGAATATCGCATTGACGCAAGCAGGGGAGCGTGCCAAAGGGGCGGCGCTTGCATCTGACGCATTCTTCCCTATGAACGATACCGTTGAAGCAGCGGCACAAGCCGGCATTACGGCAATCATTCAGCCGGGTGGTTCGGTGAAAGATGAAGATTCGATCAAGAAAGCGAACGAATACGGCATCGCCATGGTCTTCACAGGCGTCCGTCATTTCAAACATTAA
- the purN gene encoding phosphoribosylglycinamide formyltransferase — MTDKKKIAVFASGSGSNFAAIEEACRNGELNAEIVMMVTDKPEAYVVERAEKAGVPIAGFRPKEFDSKQAYEEAVLSILHEAGAEWLILAGYMRLIGPVLLAAYPNRIVNIHPSLLPAFPGKDAIGQAIEKGVKVTGVTVHLVDEGMDTGPILAQRAVDVIDSDAVKTAEAIHAVEHELYKETLQQLFN; from the coding sequence ATGACCGATAAGAAAAAAATTGCCGTTTTCGCTTCTGGAAGCGGCAGTAATTTTGCGGCAATCGAAGAAGCTTGCCGCAACGGGGAACTGAATGCGGAAATCGTCATGATGGTGACGGACAAGCCGGAAGCATATGTCGTCGAACGCGCGGAAAAAGCAGGCGTCCCGATTGCAGGATTCCGTCCGAAGGAATTTGATTCGAAACAGGCGTATGAAGAAGCGGTTTTATCTATCTTGCATGAAGCAGGGGCGGAGTGGTTGATATTGGCAGGCTATATGCGGTTGATCGGTCCGGTATTATTGGCGGCGTATCCGAACCGGATTGTCAATATCCATCCATCCTTGCTTCCTGCATTCCCCGGCAAGGATGCAATCGGCCAAGCCATCGAAAAGGGCGTCAAAGTGACAGGCGTCACCGTCCATCTGGTGGATGAAGGGATGGATACGGGACCGATCTTAGCACAGCGCGCGGTCGATGTAATTGATAGCGATGCGGTCAAGACGGCGGAAGCGATCCATGCGGTGGAGCATGAGTTGTATAAAGAAACTTTGCAGCAGTTGTTTAACTAG